One Lysinibacillus sp. OF-1 DNA segment encodes these proteins:
- a CDS encoding endospore germination permease, translating to MKGVGSISILHVIFLSMTVIGLKNHVTIIPPLLDVAKRDGWLSVLLAGGVIFFWLFLLVYIQSKSKQEPIRDWLNEKIGNIGSSIVIYTIVIFIMIITAFTMVETLQWVNTTFLPQTPVIILLFIYTILCILLVTTSLQTIVILNVFVLFGVVVFGFFVAFTNLQVKDYDLLRPFFEHGFQPVFRGMIFPASGFIELLMLLFLQHQFKERIRWYHFVIMLSILVGLTLGPLIGAITEFGPSEAAKQRYPAYEEWGLVTIGRYIEHLDFFSIYQWLTGTFIRVSFLLYIVADLLKMTGNPKRIWQMLAPPFFILCLPLIMLNENLFLKVKGNYILTSTFIFFFALSIFFVIVAFLSDKSSKKGKTEKQDMKSGES from the coding sequence ATGAAAGGTGTAGGATCAATCAGTATTTTACATGTCATCTTCCTATCTATGACTGTTATTGGCTTAAAAAATCATGTAACGATTATTCCCCCGCTGTTAGATGTAGCCAAAAGAGATGGTTGGCTATCGGTTTTACTTGCTGGAGGAGTCATTTTCTTTTGGCTATTTCTATTAGTATATATTCAATCGAAGTCTAAACAGGAACCCATTCGAGACTGGTTAAACGAAAAAATCGGAAACATTGGCTCTTCTATTGTCATTTATACAATTGTCATTTTTATAATGATTATTACAGCTTTTACGATGGTTGAAACCTTGCAATGGGTTAACACAACATTTTTACCGCAAACACCCGTTATCATCCTATTATTTATCTATACCATTTTGTGTATTCTTCTGGTGACGACGAGCTTGCAGACAATTGTGATTTTAAATGTCTTTGTGTTATTCGGAGTTGTGGTGTTTGGCTTTTTTGTTGCCTTTACCAACCTACAAGTAAAAGACTATGATTTATTACGACCGTTTTTTGAACATGGTTTCCAGCCCGTTTTTCGAGGCATGATTTTCCCAGCATCAGGGTTCATAGAGCTTTTAATGCTACTATTTTTACAACATCAATTTAAAGAACGAATTCGGTGGTATCACTTTGTCATTATGCTATCGATCTTAGTGGGACTCACATTAGGGCCATTAATTGGAGCCATTACCGAATTTGGACCAAGTGAAGCGGCTAAACAACGCTATCCTGCCTATGAAGAATGGGGTTTAGTGACAATCGGGCGCTATATTGAACATCTAGACTTTTTCTCTATTTACCAATGGCTAACAGGGACCTTTATTCGCGTTAGCTTCCTTTTGTATATCGTGGCAGATTTATTAAAAATGACCGGCAATCCGAAGCGAATATGGCAAATGCTTGCTCCTCCCTTCTTTATACTTTGCTTGCCACTCATTATGTTAAATGAAAATTTATTTTTAAAGGTAAAAGGAAATTATATCCTAACTTCTACGTTTATCTTTTTCTTTGCCCTGTCAATTTTTTTCGTAATCGTAGCTTTCTTGTCGGATAAATCTTCTAAAAAGGGGAAAACTGAAAAACAAGACATGAAAAGTGGTGAATCGTAA
- a CDS encoding spore germination protein, whose protein sequence is MPQHEQALDLSTLRKLFQKSADIQFQEYTFNQQKVHFITCDAMIDQQMLNEVIIERIQYLFDHLDEVPLEENIARHLHIPSIQKIEDKEQLITFVYSGFLLLYFDEDNLLYASNIAHKPNRQPEETRMEVLVKGPRDNFIEDIRVNIALLRKRLPTNSFCVEKMELGKRSKTTVAILYFDDIVDMDILHGIKKQLAAVDTDIVFSGDLLMERVNKNSKLFPKFDYTGRPDYAVQALARGRFIIFVDGVAYAVVTPVNLFLLLKSAEDNEYPIIFSSLERLLRISGILIGLLLPAFWLALTTYHQNQLPLQLLATVVQAKSGLPLPSSLEMLLMLLMFELFREAGLRLPSVIGGTISVVGGLIIGDAAIRAGVTSPEMIVVIAISTIASFTLVNQSLVTSVSILRIAFIFASAFFGLFGFFVSLYLTLLYLCNIRIYGYSYMNLATDLNWATIKKSIFRLSPKGYTERNKALAPQDYTRTSKGHENKES, encoded by the coding sequence ATGCCTCAGCACGAGCAGGCGCTAGATCTTAGTACGCTCAGAAAATTATTTCAAAAATCGGCAGATATTCAATTTCAAGAATACACCTTTAATCAGCAAAAAGTACACTTCATTACATGTGATGCGATGATTGATCAACAAATGCTCAATGAAGTGATTATTGAACGTATTCAATATTTATTTGACCATTTGGATGAGGTCCCCCTTGAAGAGAATATTGCTAGGCATCTTCATATTCCGAGTATTCAAAAAATAGAAGACAAGGAACAGCTAATTACATTTGTTTATAGTGGTTTCCTGTTGCTGTATTTTGATGAAGATAATCTTTTATATGCTAGTAATATTGCGCATAAACCTAATCGTCAACCTGAAGAAACGCGCATGGAGGTTCTTGTTAAAGGACCGAGGGATAATTTCATTGAAGATATTCGCGTCAATATCGCACTGTTACGAAAACGATTGCCAACCAATTCCTTTTGTGTAGAAAAAATGGAGCTTGGGAAACGTTCAAAAACAACGGTTGCTATACTTTATTTTGATGATATTGTGGATATGGATATTTTACATGGGATTAAAAAGCAGCTAGCAGCCGTAGATACAGATATTGTATTTAGTGGTGATTTATTGATGGAACGGGTCAATAAAAATTCTAAGCTTTTTCCAAAGTTTGATTACACAGGGCGACCTGATTATGCCGTTCAAGCCTTAGCAAGAGGTCGATTTATAATTTTTGTTGATGGTGTTGCCTATGCTGTCGTTACACCAGTCAATCTGTTTTTATTACTTAAATCGGCTGAGGATAATGAATATCCTATTATCTTCAGTTCCCTCGAACGATTATTAAGGATATCAGGTATTTTAATCGGCTTACTACTGCCTGCATTTTGGCTAGCTTTAACGACCTATCATCAAAATCAATTACCGTTACAGCTACTCGCAACCGTTGTGCAGGCTAAATCGGGCTTACCGCTCCCCTCTTCGCTTGAAATGCTCTTGATGTTGCTAATGTTTGAATTGTTTCGTGAGGCAGGCTTACGTCTACCCTCTGTTATTGGTGGGACCATCAGTGTGGTAGGCGGATTAATTATCGGAGATGCTGCCATTCGAGCAGGGGTAACAAGTCCTGAAATGATTGTTGTGATTGCTATTTCTACTATTGCCTCTTTTACATTGGTCAATCAATCGCTTGTTACATCCGTTAGTATTTTAAGGATTGCCTTTATTTTTGCCAGTGCCTTTTTTGGACTGTTTGGCTTCTTTGTTTCATTATATTTAACACTCCTTTACCTATGTAATATTCGCATTTATGGCTACTCCTACATGAATCTGGCAACAGATTTAAATTGGGCTACCATTAAAAAATCCATCTTTCGTTTATCACCTAAGGGTTATACAGAGCGTAACAAAGCACTTGCTCCTCAGGATTATACACGAACATCAAAAGGTCACGAAAACAAAGAGTCCTAA
- a CDS encoding SRPBCC family protein → MDNQQIIGQTKSVGFQVGVRRTFPISQEQAWALITTAEGVHSWLGEGTTIIFEAGHKYHSRTGTGEIRIVKPLEQLRLTWQKEAWSRPSTVQIRILPKERHKTTISFHQEHLSDQTVREEMKRHWESVLDSIKERAQTI, encoded by the coding sequence ATGGATAACCAACAAATCATTGGTCAAACAAAAAGTGTAGGCTTTCAAGTAGGGGTTAGAAGGACATTTCCAATTTCACAGGAGCAAGCATGGGCGCTTATTACGACGGCAGAAGGAGTACATTCCTGGTTAGGAGAAGGTACTACGATTATTTTTGAAGCTGGGCATAAATACCATTCAAGGACAGGAACAGGAGAAATCAGGATTGTTAAACCATTAGAGCAGCTTCGACTCACGTGGCAAAAAGAAGCGTGGTCAAGACCATCCACTGTACAAATCCGTATTCTACCTAAAGAACGACATAAAACGACGATTAGCTTTCATCAAGAGCATCTTTCTGATCAGACTGTACGAGAAGAAATGAAACGTCATTGGGAAAGCGTGCTAGACAGTATCAAAGAAAGGGCACAAACTATTTGA
- a CDS encoding PepSY domain-containing protein has product MVMPSNNQRISLQQAMQIAVQRVPGQIIHYGMDMENGTLVYEIFILTAQNKIYEVEVNAKTGVIRKIEEENDYD; this is encoded by the coding sequence ATGGTTATGCCATCAAATAATCAAAGGATATCTCTTCAACAAGCCATGCAAATTGCTGTACAAAGAGTACCAGGTCAAATCATACATTATGGCATGGATATGGAAAACGGGACTTTGGTCTATGAAATATTTATTTTGACTGCTCAAAATAAGATTTATGAAGTTGAAGTAAATGCAAAGACAGGTGTCATTCGAAAAATAGAAGAAGAGAATGATTACGACTAA
- a CDS encoding ABC transporter ATP-binding protein, whose product MYRKFFSYYKPHKRLFVIDFSSAIIVAILELAFPLAVQWFIDELLPSGDWGMIVKVSVLLLLVYAISTFLNFIVNYLGHKLGINIETDMRQELFTHVQRQSFRFFDNTKTGHIMSRITNDLFDIGEFAHHGPEDLFIAIMTFIGAFAIMFNVNPTLALIAVIMVPFLTWLVTFSNVKMNNAWKTMYGKIADVNGRVEDSVSGVRVVKSFTNEAFEISRFKEQNGFFRAAKLYAYKIMAGTHSSIYMMTRLLTLVVLVVGAWLSFNGKLSYGELVSFVLYTNVLIKPIDKISALLELYPKGMAGFKRFRELIEQEPEIQDREDAKVIKHLAGDIAFNNVHFNYDASKQVLRDLSFDVKAGQTIAFVGQSGAGKTTICSLIPRFYEVTEGAITIDGIDIRNMTQASLRAQIGIVQQDVFLFTGTIRENIAYGKLDASEAEIREAAKKAHLQSFIAELPDGYDTQIGERGLKLSGGQKQRLAIARMFLKNPPILILDEATSALDTETEMIIQQSLTELAENRTTLVIAHRLATIRNADRVLVVTSNGIEEDGTYDELVAQNGLFAKLHHIQFRKGQSEQNKQQDFVELT is encoded by the coding sequence ATGTATAGAAAATTTTTTTCCTATTACAAGCCACATAAACGATTGTTTGTCATCGATTTTTCGAGTGCTATTATTGTAGCCATTTTAGAGCTTGCCTTTCCGTTAGCTGTACAGTGGTTTATTGATGAACTGTTGCCATCAGGCGATTGGGGCATGATTGTAAAAGTGAGTGTGTTATTGTTGCTTGTATATGCCATTAGTACTTTTTTGAACTTTATCGTCAACTATTTAGGCCATAAACTTGGCATTAATATTGAAACAGATATGCGACAGGAATTATTTACACATGTACAAAGACAATCATTCCGTTTCTTTGATAATACAAAAACAGGTCATATTATGAGTCGTATTACTAACGATTTATTTGATATAGGGGAGTTTGCTCATCACGGGCCAGAGGATTTATTTATAGCGATTATGACCTTTATTGGGGCCTTTGCTATTATGTTTAATGTGAACCCAACGCTCGCTTTGATTGCAGTGATTATGGTGCCGTTTTTAACATGGCTAGTGACCTTTAGTAATGTCAAAATGAATAATGCATGGAAAACGATGTACGGAAAAATTGCTGATGTCAATGGACGTGTGGAGGACAGTGTATCCGGTGTGCGCGTCGTAAAATCCTTTACTAATGAAGCTTTTGAAATTAGCCGATTTAAAGAACAGAATGGATTTTTCCGTGCGGCAAAATTATATGCCTATAAAATAATGGCAGGAACACACTCCAGTATCTACATGATGACACGCCTTTTAACATTAGTGGTACTTGTTGTCGGTGCTTGGTTAAGCTTTAATGGAAAGCTTTCTTACGGTGAACTAGTAAGCTTTGTCTTATATACGAATGTTTTGATTAAACCAATTGATAAAATTAGTGCATTATTAGAGCTTTATCCTAAAGGGATGGCTGGCTTTAAGCGCTTCCGTGAATTAATTGAGCAGGAGCCAGAAATTCAAGATCGTGAGGATGCCAAGGTTATCAAGCACTTAGCAGGTGATATCGCATTCAACAATGTTCATTTTAATTATGATGCATCGAAACAGGTTTTACGTGATCTATCATTTGATGTAAAAGCTGGACAAACCATTGCCTTTGTTGGACAATCAGGTGCGGGTAAAACAACGATTTGTTCGTTAATTCCTCGATTTTACGAGGTGACAGAAGGTGCTATTACGATAGATGGTATTGATATTCGCAATATGACGCAGGCTTCATTACGTGCTCAAATTGGTATCGTACAGCAGGATGTCTTTTTATTTACAGGGACGATTCGTGAAAACATTGCCTACGGAAAATTAGACGCAAGTGAAGCAGAAATTCGAGAGGCAGCGAAAAAGGCCCATTTACAATCATTTATCGCAGAGCTGCCAGATGGCTACGACACGCAAATTGGTGAACGTGGCTTGAAATTATCAGGGGGTCAAAAGCAACGATTAGCAATTGCTCGTATGTTCCTGAAAAACCCACCGATCTTAATTTTAGACGAGGCAACTTCTGCATTAGATACAGAAACAGAAATGATTATCCAGCAATCGTTAACAGAGCTAGCTGAAAATCGCACAACATTAGTTATTGCTCACCGATTGGCAACTATTCGGAATGCAGACCGCGTGCTAGTTGTGACATCGAACGGTATTGAAGAAGATGGTACATATGATGAGCTAGTGGCTCAAAATGGACTTTTTGCGAAGCTTCATCATATTCAATTTCGTAAGGGACAATCGGAACAAAACAAACAACAAGATTTTGTTGAACTAACGTAG
- a CDS encoding TerC family protein — MEAIILEYAWVLVVLIVLEGLLAADNAVVMAVMVKHLPKAQQQKALLYGLVGAFIFRFAALFLITTLVNFWQIQAIGAAYLLFMSIKHIYDSRKASQNSEEVQEPKKKSGFWMTVVKVELADIAFAVDSILAAVAIAVTLPHIGDFDIGGINAGQFAVMFLGGIIGVIMMRFAARWFVKVLDKFPSLETAAFLIVGWVGVKLAVLTLAHEKLGVIPHEFPHSTIWKAIFWIVLVAIALGGYLIGVKNQKKQEQ; from the coding sequence TTGGAGGCAATTATTTTAGAATACGCATGGGTACTTGTCGTATTAATCGTACTAGAAGGTTTGTTAGCTGCTGACAATGCTGTCGTAATGGCTGTTATGGTTAAGCATTTACCAAAAGCTCAACAACAAAAAGCTTTATTATATGGATTAGTTGGGGCATTTATTTTCCGCTTTGCCGCACTATTCCTTATTACAACACTCGTTAATTTCTGGCAAATTCAGGCAATTGGTGCTGCTTATTTATTGTTTATGTCAATAAAGCATATTTATGATTCCCGGAAAGCCTCGCAAAACTCCGAGGAAGTACAAGAGCCTAAAAAGAAATCTGGCTTCTGGATGACAGTTGTGAAAGTAGAGCTTGCTGATATTGCATTCGCAGTAGACTCTATTTTAGCAGCGGTAGCGATTGCTGTCACACTACCACATATCGGTGATTTTGATATCGGTGGCATTAATGCAGGTCAGTTTGCTGTTATGTTCTTAGGTGGTATTATTGGTGTGATCATGATGCGTTTCGCAGCTCGTTGGTTTGTGAAAGTTCTTGATAAATTCCCATCACTTGAAACAGCTGCCTTTCTAATTGTTGGTTGGGTTGGTGTGAAACTAGCTGTGTTAACACTGGCACATGAGAAATTAGGCGTGATTCCACATGAATTCCCGCACTCGACTATTTGGAAAGCAATTTTCTGGATTGTTTTAGTTGCTATCGCACTTGGTGGCTACTTAATCGGTGTCAAAAACCAAAAGAAACAAGAACAATAA
- a CDS encoding ferritin, with the protein MLSEKLHTALNEQMNFEFYSAHAYMAMAAYCTDQDYDGFANFFLVQAEEERFHAMKFYNFLSDMGYRATIQGFESPGNHFDSILDAFKTALSHEKEVTRRIYNLSDIALDEREHATMAFLKWFIDEQVEEESTFDTLIRKIERIENDSNAIFMLDAELASRTFTPDAEA; encoded by the coding sequence ATGTTATCTGAAAAATTACACACAGCTCTTAACGAACAAATGAATTTTGAATTTTACTCTGCCCATGCTTATATGGCAATGGCAGCCTATTGCACAGACCAAGATTATGATGGCTTCGCTAACTTCTTTTTAGTCCAAGCCGAAGAAGAACGCTTCCATGCCATGAAATTTTATAATTTCTTAAGTGATATGGGCTATCGTGCAACAATACAAGGCTTTGAAAGCCCAGGTAATCATTTTGATTCGATTTTAGACGCCTTTAAAACAGCTCTATCGCACGAAAAAGAAGTAACACGACGCATTTACAATTTATCAGACATTGCTTTAGATGAACGTGAGCATGCGACTATGGCATTCTTAAAGTGGTTTATCGATGAGCAGGTAGAGGAAGAATCAACATTCGATACATTAATCCGCAAAATTGAGCGTATTGAAAATGACTCCAATGCTATCTTTATGCTAGATGCAGAATTAGCTTCGCGTACATTTACACCTGATGCTGAAGCATAA
- a CDS encoding iron-containing alcohol dehydrogenase has protein sequence MHKLTFTPTSYTGWGSLSQLLIEVEKLNARNILIVTDPLLKEIGLTDHVEKPLIEKGYTTTIYTEIAPEPPLAIGEKLVDFTRNHQFDLVIGVGGGSALDLAKLAAVLATHEGQVADYLNLTGTKTLDNKGLPKILIPTTSGTGSEVTNISVLSLDTTKDVVTHDYLLADVAIVDPALTISLPPKVTAATGVDALTHAIEAYVSVNANEVTDALALQAIRLISHSIRTAVHEGQDKQARTDMSYGSYLAGLAFFNAGVAGVHALAYPLGGQFHIAHGDSNAVLLPYVMGYIRQSCEKRLKDILDAMGIASAYLSQEEASYKCVDALQKLVQDVNIPSTLKGFNIPEQALEQLTDDATKQTRILARSPMLLEREDIYAIYRAAFDGEVREPKQS, from the coding sequence ATGCATAAATTAACCTTTACACCTACAAGCTATACCGGCTGGGGAAGCTTAAGTCAGCTCCTGATAGAGGTAGAGAAATTGAACGCGCGCAATATTTTGATTGTGACAGATCCATTATTAAAAGAAATAGGGTTAACAGATCATGTTGAAAAACCTTTAATTGAAAAGGGGTATACAACCACTATTTATACGGAGATTGCACCAGAGCCACCGCTTGCCATTGGCGAAAAGCTTGTAGATTTTACTCGAAATCATCAGTTCGATTTAGTCATTGGTGTAGGTGGGGGAAGTGCATTAGACTTAGCAAAGCTCGCTGCTGTATTAGCAACACATGAGGGACAAGTCGCAGATTATTTAAACCTAACAGGGACAAAAACATTGGACAATAAAGGGCTGCCCAAAATCTTAATTCCAACTACTTCTGGGACAGGCTCAGAGGTAACGAATATCTCTGTGCTATCACTCGACACAACGAAGGATGTCGTAACACATGATTATTTATTAGCAGATGTAGCAATTGTAGATCCAGCTTTAACGATTTCTTTACCACCAAAGGTAACGGCTGCTACAGGTGTGGATGCCCTCACACATGCCATTGAAGCCTATGTATCAGTGAATGCGAACGAGGTAACAGATGCCCTTGCCCTGCAAGCTATTCGATTAATTAGTCATTCGATTCGAACGGCTGTCCATGAGGGGCAAGATAAGCAGGCTCGAACAGATATGAGCTATGGCAGCTATTTAGCAGGCTTGGCATTCTTCAATGCTGGTGTAGCTGGTGTCCATGCGTTAGCTTATCCACTTGGCGGCCAATTCCATATTGCACATGGTGATTCCAATGCAGTGCTATTGCCATATGTTATGGGCTATATTCGTCAAAGCTGTGAAAAACGTCTGAAAGATATTTTAGATGCAATGGGTATAGCATCTGCCTATTTATCGCAAGAAGAGGCTTCCTATAAATGCGTCGACGCATTACAAAAACTCGTTCAAGATGTTAATATTCCTTCCACATTAAAAGGATTTAATATACCAGAACAAGCCTTAGAACAATTAACGGATGATGCAACGAAACAAACAAGAATTTTAGCACGAAGCCCGATGCTACTAGAACGAGAAGATATCTATGCTATTTATCGAGCTGCATTTGATGGAGAAGTTCGAGAGCCTAAACAATCATAA
- the ahlS gene encoding AhlS family quorum-quenching N-acyl homoserine lactonase, with protein sequence MKMIKQHPKLYVMDNGTMRMDKNYMIAMHNPATIDHPNQPNEFVEFPVYTVLIDHPEGKILFDTACNPNSMGPEGRWGEFTQKAFPINMPEECYLHHRLEELNVRPEDIKYVVASHLHLDHAGCLELFTNATIIVQEDEFNGTLQTYARNVKDGAYVWGDIDMWIKNNLQWRLIKRGEDQVKLAEGIQVLNFGSGHAWGMLGLHIQMPDTGGIILASDAIYTAESFGPPVKPPGIIYDSVGYNATVERIRRLANETNSQVWFGHDPVQFKSFRKSTEGYYE encoded by the coding sequence ATGAAAATGATCAAACAACACCCAAAATTGTATGTAATGGACAATGGTACGATGCGAATGGATAAAAACTATATGATTGCCATGCATAATCCAGCAACGATCGATCATCCAAACCAACCAAATGAATTTGTGGAATTCCCTGTTTATACAGTGCTGATTGACCATCCAGAGGGTAAAATTCTCTTTGATACAGCGTGTAATCCAAATTCTATGGGGCCAGAAGGCCGTTGGGGTGAATTTACGCAAAAGGCATTTCCTATTAATATGCCAGAAGAATGCTATTTGCATCATCGCTTAGAAGAATTAAACGTTCGTCCAGAGGACATCAAATATGTTGTCGCATCCCATTTGCATCTCGACCATGCAGGCTGCTTAGAATTGTTCACAAATGCAACAATTATTGTGCAAGAAGACGAATTTAACGGTACATTACAAACCTATGCACGAAACGTCAAAGACGGTGCGTATGTTTGGGGTGACATTGATATGTGGATTAAAAACAATCTACAATGGCGCCTAATTAAGCGTGGCGAGGATCAAGTGAAGCTAGCAGAAGGAATCCAAGTATTGAATTTTGGTAGTGGCCATGCTTGGGGTATGCTCGGTTTGCATATACAGATGCCCGATACAGGAGGCATCATTTTAGCCTCGGATGCTATTTATACGGCTGAAAGCTTTGGTCCTCCCGTTAAGCCACCAGGCATTATCTATGACTCTGTAGGCTATAATGCGACGGTTGAACGGATTCGAAGATTAGCAAATGAAACGAATTCACAAGTATGGTTTGGCCATGATCCTGTCCAATTTAAATCATTTAGAAAATCAACAGAAGGTTATTATGAATAG